The following proteins are encoded in a genomic region of Pseudoxanthomonas suwonensis 11-1:
- a CDS encoding efflux RND transporter permease subunit, whose amino-acid sequence MKLSDLSIRRPVFAVVVSLLLVVLGAMSFMRLTLRELPNIDPPIVSVEVRYPGASAAVVETRVTQILEDGLAGIEGIRTIQSQSRNGRADVTIEFNLTRDIEAAANDVRDRVSRVMDRLPDEADPPEIAKVEADADVIIWLNMRSTVMDTMELTDYADRYVVDRLSALDGVARVQLGGGQRYAMRIWLDRDAMAARGITAGDVESALRAENVELPAGRIESATRDFTLRVERGYRAPEQFANLPLRKGADGYVVRLGDVARVELGPEERRSYLRSNGVPNVGLGIVRTSTANALDVARAARAEAEVIQKTLPEGTDIFVAYDSTIFIEASVERVYWTLAEAMVLVFGVIWLFLGSLRAALIPAVTVPVCLVAAFIALYAFGFSINLLTLLALVLCIGLVVDDAIVVLENVQRRADLGEPPLVAARRGTAQVAFAVIATTAVLVAVFLPVGFMEGNTGRLFRELSVALAAAVAISAFVALTLTPMMTSKLVRPHSAPRGLNAWIQRSLTRISDGYGRQVTRMVGLPGRRLLGLLLLAMALCAAAVAVLGLRVPSELAPAEDRGRFFVMVDAPEGAGFDYTVGQMRQVEDIILRQVGGDQPVQRANSRVPRGFGGSEEMHTGHVVVFMQDWRERKASTDEVVAGLRRELSVLPGVQARANVPGGLVNTRGQRYQLVLGGPDYAELAQWRDRILERMESNPGIQDPDSDYKETRPQMRVEIDRQRAADLGVAVQEIGRTLETMMGSRQVTTYVDNGEEYDVMLQADREKRMDPSDLERTWVRANSGELVPLANLVTLREVAEPGSLNRFNRLRAITISAGLAPGYSMGEALEWTRQVASEELPDYAQVDWKGESREYQEAGGAVLLTFAMALLVVYLVLAAQFESFLHPLVIMLTVPLAVLGALIGLWVTGGTLNLFSQIGIVMLIGLAAKNGILIVEFANQLRDEGRDVAAAIGEAARVRLRPILMTSVATVVGAVPLVVAGGPGSASRATIGIVIIFGVSFSTLLSLYVVPAFYALLAPFTRSPEALAQELARLEAETPSVGGHG is encoded by the coding sequence ATGAAGCTCTCCGACCTGTCGATCCGGCGCCCCGTGTTCGCGGTGGTGGTCAGCCTGCTGCTGGTGGTGCTGGGCGCGATGTCGTTCATGCGCCTGACCCTGCGCGAGCTGCCCAACATCGATCCGCCGATCGTCTCGGTGGAGGTGCGTTATCCGGGCGCCTCGGCCGCCGTGGTCGAGACCCGGGTCACCCAGATCCTCGAGGACGGCCTGGCCGGCATCGAGGGCATCCGCACCATCCAGTCGCAGAGCCGCAACGGCCGCGCCGACGTCACCATCGAGTTCAACCTCACCCGCGACATCGAGGCCGCGGCCAACGACGTGCGCGACCGCGTCAGCCGGGTGATGGACCGCCTGCCCGACGAGGCCGATCCGCCGGAGATCGCCAAGGTCGAGGCCGACGCAGACGTCATCATCTGGCTCAACATGCGCTCCACCGTGATGGACACGATGGAGCTGACCGACTACGCCGACCGCTACGTGGTCGACCGGCTGTCGGCGCTCGACGGCGTGGCCCGGGTGCAGCTGGGCGGTGGCCAGCGCTACGCGATGCGCATCTGGCTGGACCGCGACGCCATGGCCGCGCGCGGGATCACCGCCGGGGACGTGGAATCGGCCCTGCGCGCGGAGAACGTGGAGCTGCCGGCCGGGCGCATCGAGTCGGCCACCCGCGACTTCACCCTGCGCGTGGAGCGCGGCTACCGTGCGCCGGAACAGTTCGCCAACCTGCCCCTGCGCAAGGGCGCGGACGGTTACGTGGTCCGCCTGGGCGACGTGGCCCGGGTCGAGCTGGGCCCGGAGGAGCGCCGCTCCTACCTGCGCAGCAACGGCGTGCCCAACGTCGGCCTGGGCATCGTCCGCACCTCCACCGCCAACGCCCTGGACGTGGCCCGCGCCGCGCGCGCCGAGGCCGAGGTGATCCAGAAGACCCTGCCGGAAGGCACCGACATCTTCGTCGCCTACGACAGCACCATCTTCATCGAGGCCTCGGTCGAGCGCGTGTACTGGACCCTGGCCGAGGCCATGGTCCTGGTGTTCGGCGTGATCTGGCTGTTCCTGGGCAGCCTGCGCGCGGCGCTGATCCCGGCGGTGACCGTGCCGGTATGCCTGGTGGCCGCGTTCATCGCGCTCTATGCGTTCGGGTTCTCGATCAACCTGCTGACCCTGCTGGCCCTGGTGCTGTGCATCGGCCTGGTGGTTGACGACGCCATCGTGGTGCTGGAGAACGTGCAGCGCCGCGCCGACCTGGGCGAGCCGCCGCTGGTGGCCGCGCGCCGCGGCACCGCGCAGGTGGCGTTCGCGGTGATCGCCACCACCGCGGTGCTGGTGGCGGTGTTCCTGCCGGTGGGCTTCATGGAGGGCAATACCGGCCGCCTGTTCCGCGAACTGTCGGTGGCGCTGGCGGCGGCGGTGGCGATCTCGGCCTTCGTGGCCCTGACCCTGACCCCGATGATGACCTCCAAGCTGGTGCGCCCGCATTCGGCCCCGCGCGGTCTCAATGCCTGGATCCAGCGCTCGCTCACCCGCATCAGCGACGGCTACGGCCGCCAGGTCACGCGCATGGTCGGGCTGCCGGGGCGGCGGCTGCTGGGCCTGCTGCTGCTGGCGATGGCGCTGTGCGCGGCGGCGGTGGCCGTGCTCGGCCTGCGCGTGCCCAGCGAGCTGGCCCCGGCCGAGGACCGCGGCCGTTTCTTCGTGATGGTCGACGCGCCCGAGGGTGCCGGTTTCGACTACACCGTGGGCCAGATGCGGCAGGTCGAGGACATCATCCTGCGCCAAGTGGGCGGGGACCAGCCGGTGCAGCGTGCGAACTCGCGCGTGCCGCGCGGTTTCGGCGGCAGCGAGGAGATGCATACCGGCCACGTGGTGGTGTTCATGCAGGACTGGCGCGAGCGCAAGGCCAGCACCGACGAGGTGGTGGCCGGGCTGCGCCGCGAGCTGTCGGTGCTGCCGGGCGTGCAGGCGCGCGCCAACGTGCCGGGCGGCCTGGTCAACACCCGCGGCCAGCGCTACCAGCTGGTGCTGGGTGGTCCGGACTACGCGGAACTGGCGCAGTGGCGCGACCGCATCCTTGAGCGGATGGAGTCCAACCCCGGCATCCAGGACCCCGACTCGGACTACAAGGAGACCCGGCCGCAGATGCGGGTGGAGATCGACCGCCAGCGCGCGGCCGACCTCGGGGTGGCGGTGCAGGAGATCGGCCGCACCCTGGAGACCATGATGGGCTCGCGCCAGGTCACCACCTACGTGGACAACGGCGAGGAGTACGACGTCATGCTCCAGGCCGACCGCGAGAAGCGCATGGATCCATCCGACCTGGAGCGCACCTGGGTGCGGGCCAACAGCGGCGAACTGGTGCCGTTGGCCAACCTGGTCACCCTGCGCGAGGTCGCCGAGCCGGGCAGCCTCAACCGCTTCAACCGCCTGCGCGCGATCACCATCAGCGCCGGCCTGGCGCCGGGCTACAGCATGGGCGAGGCGCTGGAGTGGACCCGCCAGGTCGCTTCCGAGGAGCTGCCGGACTACGCCCAGGTCGACTGGAAGGGCGAGTCGCGCGAGTACCAGGAGGCCGGCGGCGCGGTGCTGCTGACCTTCGCCATGGCCCTGCTGGTGGTCTACCTGGTGCTGGCGGCGCAGTTCGAGAGCTTCCTGCATCCACTGGTGATCATGCTCACCGTGCCGCTGGCGGTGCTGGGCGCGCTGATCGGCCTGTGGGTCACCGGCGGCACGCTCAACCTCTTCAGCCAGATCGGCATCGTCATGCTGATCGGCCTGGCGGCCAAGAACGGCATCCTGATCGTGGAGTTCGCCAACCAGCTGCGCGACGAGGGCCGCGACGTGGCCGCCGCGATCGGCGAGGCGGCGAGGGTGCGCCTGCGCCCGATCCTGATGACCTCGGTGGCCACCGTGGTCGGCGCGGTGCCGCTGGTGGTTGCCGGCGGGCCGGGCTCGGCCAGCCGTGCCACGATCGGCATCGTGATCATCTTCGGCGTGTCGTTCTCGACCCTGCTGTCGCTGTACGTGGTGCCCGCGTTCTACGCCCTGCTGGCGCCGTTCACCCGCTCGCCCGAGGCCCTGGCCCAGGAGCTGGCGCGGCTGGAGGCGGAAACCCCTTCGGTGGGCGGCCATGGCTGA
- a CDS encoding GNAT family N-acetyltransferase, with translation MAEPARTPLRVEGAGFVVRPWRIDDLDALLEHADDAQVVRGLSDRFPHPYRRADGEAFLSGRVVDLSTAWAIELEGRACGGIGLLPQQGEREHVARLGYWLGRRHWGRGHMSRLVGAFLDAAVPAFGLQRVEAFVLDGNTASVRVLAKNGFQPEGTTRAAVCKDGRFHDLHWFARLWGEAASGH, from the coding sequence ATGGCTGAGCCGGCGCGCACGCCGCTGCGCGTCGAGGGCGCGGGCTTCGTCGTGCGTCCCTGGCGCATCGATGACCTGGACGCGCTGCTGGAGCACGCCGACGACGCCCAGGTGGTGCGCGGCCTCAGCGACCGCTTCCCGCACCCGTACAGACGGGCCGACGGCGAGGCCTTCCTTTCCGGCCGGGTGGTGGACCTGTCCACCGCCTGGGCGATCGAGCTGGAGGGGCGCGCCTGCGGCGGCATCGGCCTGCTGCCGCAACAGGGCGAGCGCGAGCACGTGGCGCGGCTGGGCTACTGGCTCGGTCGGCGCCACTGGGGCCGTGGCCATATGAGCCGGCTCGTCGGCGCGTTCCTCGACGCGGCCGTGCCTGCTTTCGGCCTGCAACGGGTCGAGGCCTTCGTCCTCGACGGCAACACGGCTTCCGTGCGGGTGCTGGCGAAGAACGGGTTCCAGCCCGAGGGCACGACCCGCGCCGCGGTATGCAAGGACGGCCGCTTCCACGACCTGCACTGGTTCGCCCGGCTGTGGGGCGAGGCGGCATCCGGCCACTGA
- a CDS encoding DUF418 domain-containing protein has protein sequence MAGNAGGARLENLDALRGFALFGLFMVHMPELFELYWLAPVTDPFQLAVHDAVWLLLAGKAFALMALCFGTSFFILMQGGERRGQDFSARFVWRLALLGALGLLHGLWYRGDILEVLAVMGLFLLPFHRVRSNRVLLSVAVVLLLQPLMLVQAVAGLAGTEWANRPPAYWDIRINPLYLSGSLWDTIRINVVEGHGQKWSFMFGSGRLSQILGLSLVGMVLGRTGFFARPEAFARMRIGGLLLSLAAAVALHYLRDPLAGLVPAGAGMTMPRDRVWTMLGSLFDLAMMAVLLFGFLALYHGPGRRLLGLLAPAGRMTLSLYVAQSLVFVPVFYGYGLGLHASMTQLQAVAWGLVAFAAQLALAHLWFRHFLYGPLEWLWRAATWLDPRLPFRRRHATTPA, from the coding sequence ATGGCAGGCAACGCAGGCGGCGCGCGACTGGAGAACCTGGACGCGCTGAGGGGCTTCGCCCTGTTCGGGCTGTTCATGGTGCACATGCCGGAACTGTTCGAGCTCTACTGGCTGGCGCCGGTGACCGATCCATTCCAGCTCGCCGTGCACGACGCGGTGTGGCTGCTGCTGGCCGGCAAGGCCTTCGCCCTGATGGCGCTGTGCTTCGGCACCAGCTTCTTCATCCTGATGCAGGGCGGCGAACGGCGCGGCCAGGACTTCAGCGCCCGCTTCGTCTGGCGACTGGCGCTGCTGGGTGCGCTGGGCCTGCTGCACGGCCTGTGGTACCGCGGCGACATCCTCGAGGTGCTGGCGGTGATGGGCCTGTTCCTGCTGCCGTTCCACCGCGTCCGCTCCAACCGGGTGCTGCTGTCGGTGGCCGTGGTCCTGCTGCTGCAGCCGCTGATGCTGGTGCAGGCGGTGGCCGGACTGGCCGGGACGGAGTGGGCCAACCGCCCGCCGGCGTACTGGGACATCCGCATCAACCCGCTGTACCTGTCCGGCAGCCTGTGGGACACGATCCGGATCAACGTGGTGGAAGGCCACGGCCAGAAGTGGTCCTTCATGTTCGGCTCCGGGCGCCTGAGCCAGATCCTCGGTCTGTCCCTGGTGGGCATGGTGCTGGGCCGGACCGGCTTCTTCGCCCGGCCGGAGGCGTTCGCACGCATGCGCATCGGCGGGCTGCTGCTGTCGCTGGCGGCCGCGGTGGCGCTGCACTACCTGCGCGACCCGCTGGCCGGGCTGGTGCCGGCCGGCGCAGGCATGACCATGCCGCGCGACCGGGTCTGGACCATGCTCGGCAGCCTGTTCGACCTGGCGATGATGGCGGTGCTGCTGTTCGGCTTCCTCGCCCTGTACCACGGCCCTGGGCGCCGGCTGCTGGGCCTGCTGGCCCCGGCGGGACGGATGACGCTGAGCCTCTACGTCGCCCAGTCGCTGGTGTTCGTGCCGGTGTTCTACGGCTACGGGCTGGGCCTGCACGCCAGCATGACCCAGCTGCAGGCGGTGGCCTGGGGCCTGGTCGCCTTCGCCGCGCAGCTGGCATTGGCCCATCTCTGGTTCCGGCACTTCCTGTACGGGCCGCTGGAATGGCTGTGGCGCGCGGCTACCTGGCTGGATCCGCGCCTGCCGTTCCGTCGCAGGCACGCGACCACGCCGGCCTGA
- a CDS encoding alanine/glycine:cation symporter family protein, which yields MEAFLAWINGIIWSNALIALCLGAGLWFTFRTRVMQVRGFAEMCRLTVTGQKSDAGVSSFQALAISMAGRMGIGNIAGVATAIAYGGPGAVFWMWVMGFLGASTSYVESTLAQIYKEKDAEGRYRGGPAYYIEKAMGLKWYAVLFAVATVVATGLLLPGVQANAIADSASSVLCNGTADTCAALGGSGMLKLWIGLAVAFLLGLIIFGGIKRIATFAEVVVPFMALAFILMAVIVMIVNADKVPAMFADIFSSAFGGHAAFGAILGQAIAWGVKRGVYANEAGQGTGPHAAAAAEVSHPAKQGYVQAFAIYFDTMLVCTSTAFLLLSTGMYNTFRVVVEDGKETLQAIVTGVPGVQPSEGAQFTQAAVESVLPGWGAGFVALALFFFAFTTIMAYYYMAETNLTYLAGVRKTHPLATLLLRLGIIGMVVFGAYHNAAMAWTLGDIGVGLMAWLNIIAILILQKPALQALRDYERQKKLGADPVFDPDALGIRNAGFWSGKK from the coding sequence GTGGAAGCTTTTCTTGCCTGGATTAACGGCATCATCTGGAGCAATGCGCTGATCGCGCTGTGCCTGGGTGCCGGCCTGTGGTTCACCTTCCGCACCCGCGTGATGCAGGTGCGTGGATTCGCCGAGATGTGCCGGCTGACCGTCACCGGGCAGAAGTCCGATGCCGGCGTGTCCTCGTTCCAGGCCCTGGCCATCTCCATGGCCGGGCGGATGGGCATCGGCAACATCGCCGGCGTGGCCACCGCGATCGCCTACGGCGGCCCGGGCGCGGTGTTCTGGATGTGGGTGATGGGCTTCCTTGGCGCCTCGACCTCCTACGTCGAATCCACCCTGGCCCAGATCTACAAGGAGAAGGACGCCGAGGGCCGCTACCGCGGCGGCCCGGCCTACTACATCGAAAAGGCGATGGGCCTGAAGTGGTACGCGGTGCTGTTCGCCGTGGCCACGGTCGTCGCCACCGGCCTGCTGCTGCCGGGCGTGCAGGCCAATGCGATCGCCGACAGCGCCAGCAGCGTGCTGTGCAACGGCACGGCCGACACCTGCGCGGCCCTGGGCGGCAGCGGCATGCTCAAGCTGTGGATCGGCCTGGCCGTGGCCTTCCTGCTGGGGCTGATCATCTTCGGCGGCATCAAGCGCATCGCCACTTTCGCCGAGGTCGTGGTGCCGTTCATGGCGCTGGCCTTCATCCTGATGGCGGTCATCGTGATGATCGTCAACGCGGACAAGGTGCCGGCGATGTTCGCCGACATCTTCTCCAGCGCCTTCGGTGGCCACGCGGCGTTCGGCGCGATCCTCGGCCAGGCCATCGCCTGGGGCGTCAAGCGGGGCGTCTACGCCAACGAGGCAGGCCAGGGCACCGGCCCGCACGCGGCCGCGGCGGCCGAGGTCTCGCACCCGGCCAAGCAGGGTTACGTGCAGGCCTTCGCCATCTACTTCGACACCATGCTGGTGTGCACCTCCACCGCCTTCCTGCTGCTGTCCACCGGCATGTACAACACCTTCCGCGTGGTGGTGGAGGACGGCAAGGAGACGCTGCAGGCCATCGTCACCGGCGTGCCGGGCGTGCAGCCCTCGGAAGGCGCGCAGTTCACCCAGGCGGCGGTCGAATCGGTGCTGCCCGGCTGGGGCGCGGGCTTCGTGGCGCTGGCGCTGTTCTTCTTCGCCTTCACCACGATCATGGCCTATTACTACATGGCCGAGACCAACCTCACCTACCTGGCCGGCGTGCGCAAGACCCATCCGCTGGCGACCCTGCTGCTGCGCCTGGGCATCATCGGCATGGTGGTGTTCGGCGCGTACCACAACGCCGCCATGGCCTGGACCCTGGGCGACATCGGCGTCGGCCTGATGGCCTGGCTCAACATCATCGCCATCCTGATCCTGCAGAAGCCCGCGCTGCAGGCCCTGCGCGACTACGAACGGCAGAAGAAGCTGGGTGCTGATCCGGTGTTCGATCCGGACGCGCTGGGCATCCGCAACGCCGGGTTCTGGTCCGGTAAGAAGTGA
- a CDS encoding TrmH family RNA methyltransferase, whose amino-acid sequence MGSPWDRGPRPPRKGPPRDRGASGPGERVPSERAPAGERPRRPSAEAPASPGAPPRPARREEVRLYGLNAVQAVFERRPQAIRKLYLLQARVHALRPLLAWCVQNRVGYRVVENEDLDRLAASSHHEGVVADVLRSDPLPLEDWLASLAPGAPALALWLDGVGNPHNFGAILRSAAHFGAAVLLPERSTLALSGAAARVAEGGAEGVALVRLPGNDAALARLHAAGFASAATVVRDGEDLFAMQPQPRLVYVMGAEGEGMDAGLAGACQHRVSIAGTGAVESLNVAAATAVFLAHWAAARR is encoded by the coding sequence ATGGGCAGTCCGTGGGACCGCGGCCCGCGGCCGCCGCGCAAGGGGCCGCCGCGTGATCGCGGCGCAAGCGGCCCTGGCGAACGCGTCCCGTCCGAACGCGCGCCGGCCGGCGAGCGGCCACGGCGCCCCTCGGCGGAAGCGCCAGCCTCCCCCGGCGCGCCACCGCGCCCGGCGCGCCGCGAGGAAGTGCGGCTGTACGGACTGAACGCGGTGCAGGCGGTGTTCGAGCGCCGCCCGCAGGCAATCCGCAAGCTCTACCTGCTGCAGGCCCGCGTGCACGCGCTGCGCCCGCTGCTGGCCTGGTGCGTACAGAACCGGGTCGGCTACCGCGTGGTCGAGAACGAGGACCTGGACCGGCTGGCGGCCAGCTCGCACCACGAGGGCGTGGTCGCCGACGTGCTGCGCAGCGATCCGCTGCCGCTGGAGGACTGGCTGGCCTCGCTGGCGCCGGGCGCGCCTGCGCTGGCGCTGTGGCTGGATGGCGTCGGCAACCCGCACAACTTCGGCGCGATCCTGCGTTCGGCCGCGCACTTCGGCGCGGCGGTACTGCTGCCGGAGCGTTCCACCCTGGCACTGTCCGGCGCCGCCGCGCGCGTGGCCGAGGGTGGTGCCGAAGGCGTGGCCCTGGTGCGCCTGCCCGGCAACGACGCGGCGCTGGCGCGCCTGCATGCGGCGGGCTTCGCCTCGGCCGCCACCGTGGTGCGCGATGGCGAGGACCTGTTCGCGATGCAGCCGCAGCCGCGGCTGGTCTACGTGATGGGGGCCGAAGGCGAGGGCATGGACGCCGGCCTGGCCGGCGCCTGCCAGCACCGGGTCTCGATTGCGGGCACCGGCGCGGTGGAAAGCCTCAACGTCGCCGCGGCCACCGCCGTGTTCCTGGCGCACTGGGCCGCCGCGCGCCGCTGA
- a CDS encoding glycoside hydrolase family 97 protein, translated as MPGKLSTALVLLLGLHAAHAGAATPLQLQSPDGRNRVGFALDDEGTPTWTVARDGRTVIAPSPLGVRLAGEMRVGKPLRVVASRSAGADQRYERVAGKSREGRDHYRELEIDLAGADGHVLGVVLRAYDDGIALRYRLPRPARGDLVVNEDLTGFLFPRDYACHALNLGRFGTSHEGEFDPVDASRIRPHHLLDLPLVCATGQGTTTFAIAEADLSRYAALYLSGRGDGRLGVEARLSPRLDEQGVAVRLLRTEVDARGHPTPWRVVMLGDSPGALVESDIVERLNPPTPISDTSWIRPGKSAWDWWSGGLAPDVPEPGMNTATIRRYIDHAAALGLEYMLVDDGWYVGSTGNGHYNPDADITRAIPGLDLEDLIAYAGDRGVGIWLWAHWRSLEPRLDEVFERYAQLGVKGVKVDFMERDDQQMVAFFHEMMRASARHRLMLNLHGAYRPTGLQRTWPQYITQEGVLGAEYNKWSRRITPAHNVTLPFTRMLLGPMDYTPGGFRNTTPEAFQVRFKGPEVMGTRAHQLAMYVVYDSPLQMVADSPDVYVDAPGADFIRLVPTSWDETRVLDGAIGSHIVTARRVGRDWYIGAMTDQARTLELDLGFLPAADYSATVWRDGNKATDVVREQRRVDAGHRRIRLELAAGGGAVLHLQATPLRIATRD; from the coding sequence ATGCCAGGCAAGCTGAGTACCGCCCTCGTCCTGCTGCTGGGCCTGCATGCCGCACACGCAGGCGCTGCCACGCCGCTGCAGCTGCAGTCGCCCGACGGCCGCAACCGCGTCGGCTTCGCACTCGATGACGAAGGCACGCCCACCTGGACGGTGGCGCGCGACGGCCGGACGGTGATCGCGCCCTCGCCGCTTGGCGTGCGCCTGGCCGGCGAAATGCGGGTCGGCAAGCCGCTGCGCGTGGTCGCCAGCCGCAGCGCCGGGGCGGACCAGCGCTACGAACGGGTCGCAGGCAAGTCGCGCGAAGGCCGCGACCACTACCGCGAGCTGGAGATCGACCTGGCCGGTGCGGACGGCCACGTGCTCGGCGTGGTGCTGCGCGCCTACGACGATGGCATCGCCCTGCGCTACCGCCTGCCGCGCCCCGCGCGCGGCGACCTGGTGGTCAACGAGGACCTGACCGGCTTCCTGTTCCCGCGCGACTATGCCTGCCACGCGCTCAACCTCGGCCGTTTCGGCACCAGCCACGAGGGCGAGTTCGATCCGGTCGATGCCTCGCGCATCCGTCCGCACCACCTGCTCGACCTGCCGCTGGTCTGCGCCACCGGCCAAGGCACGACCACCTTCGCCATCGCCGAGGCCGACCTCAGCCGCTACGCCGCGCTGTACCTCAGCGGCCGCGGCGATGGCCGCCTGGGCGTGGAGGCCAGGCTGTCGCCGCGCCTGGACGAACAGGGCGTGGCCGTGCGCCTGCTGCGCACCGAAGTCGACGCCAGGGGACATCCCACGCCGTGGCGGGTGGTGATGCTGGGCGACAGCCCCGGCGCGCTGGTCGAGTCGGACATCGTCGAGCGGCTCAACCCACCCACGCCGATCAGCGACACCTCGTGGATCCGCCCCGGCAAGTCGGCCTGGGACTGGTGGTCCGGCGGGCTGGCGCCGGACGTGCCGGAGCCGGGCATGAACACCGCGACCATCCGCCGCTATATCGACCACGCCGCGGCGCTGGGCCTGGAGTACATGCTGGTCGACGACGGCTGGTACGTCGGCAGCACCGGCAACGGCCACTACAACCCGGATGCGGACATCACCCGCGCGATTCCCGGGCTGGACCTGGAGGACCTCATCGCCTACGCCGGCGATCGCGGCGTAGGCATCTGGCTGTGGGCGCACTGGCGCTCGCTCGAGCCGCGCCTGGACGAGGTGTTCGAGCGTTACGCGCAGCTCGGGGTCAAGGGCGTCAAGGTCGACTTCATGGAACGCGACGACCAGCAGATGGTCGCCTTCTTCCACGAGATGATGCGCGCCTCCGCCCGCCACCGGCTGATGCTCAACCTGCACGGCGCCTACCGCCCCACCGGCCTGCAGCGCACCTGGCCGCAGTACATCACCCAGGAAGGCGTGCTCGGCGCGGAGTACAACAAGTGGAGCCGCCGCATCACCCCGGCGCACAACGTCACCCTGCCGTTCACCCGCATGCTGCTGGGGCCGATGGACTACACCCCCGGCGGCTTCCGCAACACCACGCCGGAGGCGTTCCAGGTGAGGTTCAAGGGACCGGAGGTGATGGGCACGCGCGCCCACCAGCTGGCGATGTACGTGGTCTACGACAGTCCGCTGCAGATGGTGGCCGACAGTCCGGACGTCTACGTCGACGCGCCCGGCGCGGACTTCATCCGCCTGGTGCCCACCAGCTGGGACGAGACCCGGGTGCTGGACGGCGCGATCGGCAGCCACATCGTCACCGCACGCCGGGTGGGACGCGACTGGTACATCGGCGCGATGACCGACCAGGCGCGCACCCTGGAGCTGGACCTGGGCTTCCTGCCGGCGGCGGACTACAGCGCAACCGTGTGGCGCGACGGCAACAAGGCGACCGACGTGGTCCGCGAGCAACGGCGCGTCGATGCCGGCCATCGCCGCATCCGCCTGGAACTGGCGGCTGGCGGCGGCGCGGTACTGCACCTGCAGGCCACGCCGCTGCGCATCGCCACGCGGGATTGA